The genomic segment GCCCTCCGCAGGTTGTGGGGCTCCCTTCTCTCTCAGCAACAGAGTTCATttcctgcattccccccccccctttcaccagcGTGAATGCGtgggcaggtttttaaaaacattgcataGGATATGGAAGCGTCAAGCGATATAATTGCATTGCTAAAAGCTGGAACCTCCACCAAATGGAGTCCTTTTAGATCTGGATCTCTTTTTGCACCATGGAGTTGTAAATAAAACTTTGGAAATTGCTCACAGAGGTCTAGCGGGATACAGCTTCTGATCCTCCTGGCTATGCTGATCTTAGCTGAGAGAGGCCATGTCCGCAGGGCCAGAGTGGACCCTCGTTTCCTTCCCAAGGTGTGCTTTGCCCAGAATGAGAGTAGTTCATAAGAAAGTGTAACTTGTCACACCTGTGATCCAGAGTGACTACCGCATCATCTCACATCCCCATGTTAACCTGTTCTGAACTTGCAAATGGCCACATTAATACATGCACCAAGTGGATTGagcctggcatagggttgccaacctccaggtagtggctggagatctcccactattacaactgatctccagctgacagctatcagttcccctagagaaaatggccattttggcaattggactctatggcattgaagtccctcttctctccaaaccctgccctcctcacccccccccccccaaatctccagatatttcccaacccagagctggcaaccctagcctggcatAGCTtgcttatttctttctttatatttgtatttgtttaggatatttctatgccgcttcttcagagccctgcttgaggcagctcacaattaAAACAGCATGACAACATAAAAAGAAGCCACTGGagataaacagcataaaaacatataCTCAATCTACATTTTTACCAAAATAAAACCTGGGCTGGGCAGCATTCCCATGTCTGCGCATGACCCCTCTGTAAATGAAGGGTACCGAGCACAGAAGTGATTGTGTGAATTGACCCTCTGTCTCAGAGTAGCCAGGATTCCATTGGAACAGGCAATGCTTGAGAGTCCTCCTTCGCTACTCGCCCAGCTTTCTTTATctctaccttccccccccttccttcccctccccatttcttctGCATGACATGTTCCACTCCTCTTCTCTTTGATGTCTGATATCCCAACAGTTTGCATCCCTGCAGGAATTCCAGGCAGCTGGATGCTGTATTAGAAAACCATTTGAGAGGGGTTTTGCTGCTGACTTTTATAGCTCTCAGGCTGTCTGGGGCTGTAAAGGGAACTATTCTCTCTCTTTTGAACACAATCCCCCCACTGTTTGCCGTTTCTTCAGATTGGACCTCCAGATAGTGCCCGCTCCCTCTCGACATCCTCCCTTCTGATTATAGCGGACCCAAAGATGAATAGAAAGGGAGATGGAGATGTTAtcatgggagaggggagaaatggCACTTGGCCAGCCACCGTCAGAAAGCctatttggcgggggggggggatgggggggagacaTGAGATCAGCTGGCTTTTATTTAGACATATAACTTGAAAAATAATACATGCTAAAAAACCACAACCCCCCTAATTGGTTTGTAAACATATGCCATCCATTTCTAGGGAACCACCATGGTGCAGAAAGTCTTACCCAGCCAGGCACAATGCTAGAAAATCTAGATCTGTATTCTTGCTTAGGGTCataccagaagagccctgctggatcagaccagtataCATCCTAGGCCAGCATCCTGGTTCACAGAGTGGTCAACCACTTGCCCTGGAGGACCAGcaaacaaggcacagaggccttcccctgttgCTGCCTCTTAAAACTGGAATTCCGAGGTCCACGGTCCCGGTTCCCTTTTGTCACAATGGGCCGATCTTCCACAAACCTatttaatctctttttaaagctCAAGGCTGATAACCTGTGTGGAATTTTCATTGCAAGGATGGCCAGCTTCTGAACTCTTaagagtagtgttgccaacctttgggtgagacctggggatcccctggaattacagctcatctccagactacagagatcagttccccagtatgtatgctttggagggtggactctgtggcattagattacgatgggtagccgtgttagtctgtcactagcaatagaaaagggtaggagtccagtagcaccttaaagactaacaaaatttctggcaggatttgagctttctatggcactatactccactgaagtccctgtcctccccaggctccatccccaaatctccaggagtttcccaacttagatctagcaaccctacccccccactaGTGACCATGGTGGggggctggccaccctacttatGAGTCACTGTAGTCACCACCAGAGctagaaatgtattttttttttaccaaagctGATTCCTTAGTGGGAAGACTCTGGGTTGGACCAGCACAGCACTTCCACAAGCACAAGGATGGCTGGCCATGGAACATTAATTTCTCAGCTCCCCCCTCTCACGGTAGCCCCATATCCTGTTCCTGGGAGCTGCTTCTCCCCAAGGAGCAGGATTTCAGGAGACATTacaggctgctgcaggaagggaaGCCAAGCAAGTCACACTCCGCGAACAGAAGATCTTGTGTCCATACAAACACTGCGTGATCAATAATGGTAAAAATAGATATGAAAGCAGCAGACCCTTCCCTTTAAATGCaggtattgtgtgtgtaaagtgccatcaagtcatagccgccATATGGcaagcccatagggttttcatggctagaggtggtttgccagtgccttcctctgcacagcaaccctggtattccttggtggtctcccatccaaatactaacccaggttgaccctgcttagtttctgagatctggcaagatcaggctagcctggcccatccaggtcacagCAAATGCAGATATTACCCAATCACATACTTACCAAGCAGAGCTCGGACATGAAGAGGAACAGGAGCACATAGATGCTGAACCTTCCCACCTACAACTTACCTTCATGGAGTCTGTTCACAGAAGTaatatttttttctcccagcTGGGCTCCAACTCAGAAAATGAGCCAAGCTGGGAGATAAACACTTTGGGTAAGAGCCTGGGGTTGAGGGAGTATTCAGCGCCCCTCACCCACATGCCGTTTTTGATTTTAAAACTGGACCTCCCCATTCCCCAAGACCCACAACTGAAGAGACAAATCAGCTGCCATTAGACTTAGCGTACCCTTATAAAGTCAACAGTATTTTAGCAATCAGGGCTCACAATGTGCTGTGATGCACTGAGGCCTTGAGAAACCAGAGATGACCACATTTCACTGATGTGAGTCAAATCACTCTTTGATGTACCTGACTAATTTGTCTTGACTGATTGATTTAACTGTGTTAACTGGCTCTTCTATCACAGTAAGGACTCAAAAAGTcttaccaaaaaataataatacaaaaatacaatttatatATGCACACACGTGACAATACCATCTGGCAGTCTGTGCTGGTGCTGGTTCTGCCAGTCCTGCTCACACAGGGACACAAGATGCAAGCCACAGGTTACGGGCCCAGATCCCGTTggctcttgcccttcaacttgcaTCAAAGGCTCGCCCCTCTGGCCATACCCAGAATTTAAAGTACCtgcaggagggggaggcagaagcTGAGACCTGGTCTAATGCAACTGGTTCAGTTGTTACCAAACACCCCTCTGTTGGCTACTGGTTCTCTTCTGACTCCAAACTATTGGCAAATGAATGAAATCAGTCTGGTCCCAGCATAGGCTTGAGGCAAACTCCTATCTACTTTCCTCAAGTGTGAAAATGGCAATGCGTTCCTGGCCACTGCTTCCTGTTATTTTTAACCAGTTACTGATCCATAAAAGCAGGGGACAAACAATAAGGCATATATGTGAACATCCCTGGGCATAGGTCTGACCACCTTTGGGGACAGAGTACTAGTCTAGACTGCTCTTTTATCAGATCCAGCTACGCAATTTTCAGTATCTTTTATGTTCTCTTGTGGCACTTTTTGCCACCTCTTCCACAAATGTGTATTGCCAATGTCCCAGAACTGAGAAACTGATCACCTGTTCAGATATGTAAATTTATGTAACTGTTGTATTGGGAACCGGTCACCTCTTGAGGAGAATTAAGGAGATAGTTACAGATTCAGGCTGAAGACAGACATAATGTTTAAAGAATGGTAGCAGCAATTTGAAAGCACCATCACTGCCCATAATACACATATGCATCTGTTTTGCTGTGCTGTAGAAGCCTCTGAAGATACCTAGCCTTCAGGCTTTTGCCACCTTTCAGGGTGGATCAGATGAAAGACCCCCCCCAAGAAGGGAGATGAGTAGAGAGGTGTATTCATAGTTGCTTCAGCCTCCTATTGGGTAACTGCTGTGATATTGATGAAGCGAAGCCAGACGTCCTTCACTTGTTCCCAGAGCTGTTTTCCAACTTctaaattttctttttcaactAAAGGGCATAAGCACACAAAAGCTACATTGCTGTTTGAAATATGGAAAAAATATGCAAGTCTACCCACTTACTACCACAGCAGTGCCCCATAATTTAAAGATGttgctgtaaaaaaatttttttcagtGGTCATAATGTGATCCCTGTCTCTAGCACGAAAGCCAATATTGCCTGGTTTAAAACATCTTTTTGAAGGGGAAAGCAGGTAGCTTTCTTTAACAGCagattccttttcctcttccgGTTCTGAAGCAAAgccccctctttccttccttggcTGTGTCTTGTTATCTAGTTTTAATGCTTAGGTTGGGGGCACACTGCAGCAGTTTAGAGGAAAATCACGCTTTCCTGCCTCTCTTTGTTCAACTCTAAAGGGAGTGCAAAAAGAAACCAGGGTTTGGATTTTTAGCCTTGCAAAGCTTCAAAAGCCCAAGAGACTCTTCACCCCCAGGCTTAAAGAAATAACCTTTTCCTTCTGTGGTCAGCCTATAGAAATTAATTGTCACATATCTCAGGAAGAGATGTGACAGCATCACACTTTTTCTTAGAAGATTTCTGTGCTTTCCATTGTCCTTTTGCACTCAGTGGATGTATAAGAGTGTGACTAGAACACCCTCCTCCTTCTTTCATTTGAAATCCAGTCATGGTTGGAATGATGTGAGATGTTGGCTAGATAGTTCTCTCCTGCAGGTCAACTATGAGTTTGCAAAAGGACTGACAACTTCAGCTATTGACTGAGAGCCTGTGCCCTTAAAAGTTAGGTTTCAGGATGCAATTCAGGAGGCCCAATTCTTTGTCACATCTCTGTGCTGGGGGACAGCTTCAGTCCTTGAATGGCTGCCTCTCAGAATATAGCTGGTAACTGACTTGTACAAGACCTCTCTTGTCCATAGCATTCTAGGCAGCAAAGTGTGGTGGTTAGATTCTGCATTGTAAAATAGATGGGGATGGAACAGATGGATTCAAACATCAGCAAATCTAGAGAAGACTGGAGTGACTCCCTCCCTAGTGACCCGAAGTGGAATAGATGATGTTTATAATAAGAAGTATTTTGCAGAAATCTCACTGACTCCACATACTTTTTTTTCAGATTTAGGAAAAGACCACAAGGCTGAAGAGACACCAGCACTTTTGGGTTAGTCGAAATCAACCATCTCGTTCATGCCTCCATGGATTATTTATTCCTTATGTTGTACCATtattatgcatggttgttttggAAAGAATACATCAAAGAGCTTTACGATCTAAATTGGAGACAAAACAAGAGGAGAAAAGAAGGGCCTTAGGGGAAAGAATAGCCATCCTTTCCAAAGAGGTCAGTCAGAATATGCCCTACTCACATGAATCTCCAGTGAACAAAGATTACACAGAAGCAGGATCATGTTACCAACATCCAGCTTTGCATCCACGCTTTGGTCATGATGGTTAATCAGGGTCTAAACGTGTAGGTCTCTTCTGCATGGCTGTtccactcgccgtcacccctcctatGACtacaggtctttgttttgattatgcatgctgtttccaaccatcagaagtcgcctcactcttcccctgcattttgctcgtgttttcagggacctgttttatttcaaatttgaaaatggagggaaacgcagggggagagcgaggtgacctctgatggtcagaaacagcatgcataatcaaagcaaagacccaaagtcattggaggtgTGACCTCAAGGGaaacatgcataaaagactgTAGATTCCTGTGCACATAGATCTGGCCCTCAACTAGAGGCCCCATTTAACCATTATGTCCAAAGTGTGGTGATGAGGTTGGGCAGACAGATGTACAGTCTCATTGCCCAATCATAGATACTCTGCTCACTTGGGAGGCACTGGTGCATAGGGGCTATCTTGCTGAGCATCTGCTTTCATACCAAGCAGAATTCCTCTCTGCCCTGTTAGCATAATTGTAATAAAGTTTAGGCACCCTTGACCATATAACAAAGGGGTTTCTGCAAAGCAGGGAACATGTCCAGGACTGAATCCCATTGTCAGGCCCTAGTAGTGGCTTAGTACAGCTCACTATGTCATCTGCTTCTAGTGGAACCTTCTGAAAAATCTGAGCACTCCTATCCTCGAGATTGTGCCGAGATCCACAAAAAGGGCATCCAGGACAGCGGAATTTACACCATACAGCCCGTTCCTCTCCGCCAGCCCTTTGAGGTAAGGTAGGTAGTTTCAAGCATGCACCTAAATACATTGATCAGATCCACATTGATCAGATCCATTAACATGTATCTCAACTTCACTGTAACATTTGTCCAATTCTCCTGCAAAATCCAGTGACGAAAGTGCTGTACCCTGTCATCACATGGTAGAGAGGAAGACATGCAGTCCTCggtcacatgctttgcatgcagatggtaatactttcaatccccagcatctccagttataggaccACGTGTAGCAAGAGTTGGGAAAGACCTCAGACTCTGGAGATTCACTCCAGGcaaaagtagacagtactggtctagatggaccaatgaATGGGCTCACTCCatgtcaggcagcttcatatgtccatcCAAGAGTCGTTATAGGAAACCTAGCCTTGCTAGGAATAGCGGTGCTGCTATTGAGAGCCATTCATAAAATCTGGGTAGATACTCAGTAAAGATGAATTCCAGAGCATTAAAAGGAATTAATTCCAGAGCATTACAAAGGAACAAACTAAACTTCACAAAATTGTGATATTCACtttatttgaaaacaaaacaaataatagcTAATCATGCACTTATGTGCGGGAGCTACACAGCCACCACAAAATTAAAGGAAAGTAAAATTCACCAAGTGGGTGAATGGGTGGTGCTGCAAATTGTATCATCTGCTGCTCATCGTCACAAGGCCAATAGCTAGCCATGTATTTCAATAGAGTCAGTCCATAAAATGCAAGCAAAAGGATATTTAATCCAAAAAAAGATGAATATGTTTTGTACAAAGCCAAAATGGCAATGCTAGGCATTGCCTGGGTGATAAGGGAACTATCATTTGTATGAGTAAAGAATCTCTCTCAGCCCTCAGTCATGAAGCAATGGGTTTCATCCGATACGGGTCTTGAAACCGAAGCTGCAACCAAAGTCTGAGATAAACAAAGTATCTCAGAgacattgtcaaaggctttcacggtcagagttcattggttcttgtaggttatccgggctctgtgaccgtggtcttggtattttctttcctgacgtttcgccagcagctgtggcatgcatcttcagaggagtaacactgaaggacagtgttactcctctgaagatgcctgccacagctgctggcgaaacgtcaggaaagaaaataccaagaccacggtcacacagcccagataacctacaagagccaataTCTCAAAGAAGTTTAGATCATTTTTATATCAGCTTTACAAAGGAATCCTTGGAATTGTATTTTGATTAAGGGACTGAGAATTCTGCAAGAAATGGCTAGGCCTCTTGTTCCAACATTTCCCAGGGTTCCACGTGAGCAGGGGCTTTATCATTAAACCTATTCAAGCTTGCGATGGGTAGAGTTTGAGAATGAGCATAAGCAGGAGAAAACTTCCAGTCTGGAAGATGATGTTATCGCGGCATGGTGTGAGTTTGGAGTGGAAAAGCTCAGAAAAGGGATTTCTTTTCTGTTCTCTTCCAAAGTTGGAGTAACTGCCCGACCCAGACCCTATAAGCCCCCTTTCCCTTGGGCCCACCCCTCTTCATATGTCAGGCCCGAGGATGGAGACTTGCTGTCTGTTCCCACCACCAGCAGCCAAAATCCGCCCCTCCCATCACTTCTTTGAAGGTGGGATGGGGCGGTCTTCTTTTCTGTTTGCTGTAGGAGCGTTCAGCTTCTGATGCTCACTGAGGACTCTCATCTTTTGTACTATCAGGCATACTGTGACATGGCAACAGATGGCGGTGGATGGACCGTGATCCAGCGCCGGCAAGACGGTGCTGTGGATTTCAACCGCACTTGGCAGGAGTACAGGCAAGGGTTTGGCAGCTTGCAGAGTGAGCATTGGTTGGGCAACGAGCACCTTCACAGCTTAACCCGCCTGGGTCAGCATATCCTACGGGTGGAGCTGGAGGACTGGAATGGAGTCAAGCGGCACGCCACTTACCGCAAATTCAAAGTGGCCAGTGAGGCCAACAAATATCGCCTGACGGCTCGGGAGTATCAGGGCAGCGCAGGCAATGCTCTGAGCTACAGTCGCAACTACAACCACGACCACAAGTGTTTCACCACCTGGGACAGTGACAATGACAACTACCCCATGGGCAATTGTGGGGCATACTACGGAGCTGGCTGGTGGTTTGATTCTTGCCTTGCAGCCAATCTCAACGGGAAATACCATTGGGGACGCTACAGCGGGGTGACCAGTGGCATCTACTGGGGAACGTGGTACATTTTGATTGACAAAAGGACCAATCAGAAGTACTCCTTCAAGAAGGTGGAGATGAAGACCAGACCTCTCAGCTTTTAAGAGCAGAAGTCAGTGAAAATGACATCTACAGAACTTGTGGCAGGGAAAGGATCTTCTCGGACAAGATATCAAAGTGAACAGGAGGAAAGGAAAGACAATTGCCTCCTGCTGAGATCAGCAGGTCTAAAGCAAAAGGAGACTTGGAATATTTTATTCAAAATAGGATTGAAACCTTAGTCACGGTGGGTAGTTTTGCCTAGACTTGGGGGAGGAGAAGATATAAACATAATCTCCAAGCCGCCCACAACCTTCTTTCTTAGTAATACTTAGCAAGACCCAGTCCTGCATCCACCAAGTTGCATCACAGCTGTAGAGTCTTGCTTCCGCTTTCCTAATTTCGCTGAGTTACAGCAGACTCCTTCATGCTCCGCAGTGGCTGCAGCTGTACAAGGCTTCATTTTAATGGGTGTGGAGCTCCTGCTAGGCTTTTTCTCACAGGCCGTGGCCACAAACCAGGAAGTCGTGCTGTATTTTGAGAAGGAATCAGAGCAAGGGAGTGGTCCAAGTCAGATGGAGTGTGAAGGCTTTTGTTGACACTAGTGGCCCACCAAGCATCCTCCATGGCCACCACCCCTTGGGGGCATTATACTGAGTTTTACAGAAACAACTGTGTGCCTCTTTAAATGATCTGGATGTTCCTGGTCCTTACCTTCTAAGAGAGGGAAGTCAGGGATCAGGCCTGGAAGCCGTGCTCCTTTACCCCATATATGTATGTAGACAAGTTAAGAATGTCTGTGTTGTCTAATTTGCCTTTTCTAGACATGGGAGGGTAGGGGAAATTGCTCCTGTTATCAGGCCTTCCAGATTCATGCCACTTTGGGGACATGATACTGAATTTTACAGAAAAGATTGTGTGCATCTTTAAATGATCTGGATCAGGGATGTCAGACAttaggcccgcaggccagatccagccccttgacagctcttctCCGGCACACGAGCCAGacacccccagtcctgatctaggctggcaagtccacagtgggctcgccagccgaggcagccaccccgcccctctcaatctgggctggcaaggcattgcCCAgcctaagtgacatttatgtcacgtCTGGCCCCCGTAACAAATTACTTTGACACCCATGATCTGGATTTTCCTGGTACTTGCCTTCTAAGAGAAGGATGTCAGAGATCAGGCCTAGAAGCCCTGCTCCTTTACCCCATATATGTATGTAGACAAGTTAAGAATGCCTCTGTGTTGTCTAACTTGCCTTTTCTAGACaggggggtattcttcatggatatttgctgctgtttcgacgctgttttgcgtcggaggcaaattttggttattcactgcagagccgtgatttcccccactgagcaaaataagccggtttaaaagagaggcaatccaaaccacttctgagccgtactttccagtaaaagagcattttgttgctcggatgcccatgaagaaatgtttgcttcgctccccgggacgtctcctttctcctcccccaagaacggtgattggctgggggagttgccactttaacagcatcgcaccggcaggagggagacccaaagcagactggctgcccttcttcagaagggtgatgggggttttggcttggatttgccgctctcaggatgcccccccccaaacacacacacacaggatcatgggaagagtgggcaggattaggcggatttggagcggtgagtcatgagcggcagcagacgtaagcagcgcagagaagtgcgctgtttctcccgtgaaaaattgggatggggggagaatctgcactgccatgaaaaagctatttaaatcagtttattatttgctccgatttgaaaccgaagcaaaatccacagtgaagaataccccattggAAAGAAGGGGAAATTGCTCCTGTAATCAGGCCTTCCAGATTCATGCCAGTTTGGAGCATCAGAGCTGAAGGAGTTTCTTCAATGAACAGCTTTAATATCATACTTACTTGGCCAGAAATCCACCTGCTCACTTTAAAAATGAGCAAATTAGGAAGCAAGAACCAGACTAAGGTTGAACTCATTTTGTGTCCACACCATTGGGTTGCTTTTGTACCTATTTTTTCTTAACCCAGAAGAACTTGGTCCTAGCTCTGGTGTATTTGGGTTTTACTCACGGTATAGCTGAGCCACAGGTCATAGCTCCAAATTATACTAAAGAGTACCAGCTCCTAACTTTGTCATGGGGGGTGGAATCCCACCAGGATAGCCATATTAGTCTCTTGCTTAAAAAAGTATGCTGCACTTTAGGAACTAACAGATTGATTGAAATATTTTGCTGGcatttccctttggtttttgaAGAATGGCAGATTCGAGGTCTGTGGAAGTTTTTTCCTGCAGGTCTTGTGCccgtttatttttttttaatagaggcGGACCTGTTTTGTCCTAGGCGGACTGCCGAAGGGTCTTGCCTGATGACTGCATAGAAATCAGTGAGCCTCTGGCAGTATAGTTGATGTTCATAGATCCTGTagtaatagagagccagcatggtgtagactctggcctggagaaccgggtttgattccccactcctccacatgagcggcggaggctaatctggtgaactggatttgtttcccctctcctacacacaaagccagctgggtgaccctgggctagtcatac from the Euleptes europaea isolate rEulEur1 chromosome 1, rEulEur1.hap1, whole genome shotgun sequence genome contains:
- the LOC130475217 gene encoding fibroleukin-like — translated: MGSLSSQVWKGQGGAPRGGEAAVTVAMRGEGHGRSHWSHSGAAKRKRGGHGDGTSNSDGDREGDREERLLNTPRSKSFFLVVIFMVLHGSGNLNSDTPECTPREVDPVCLGSLVAIPPPSSEGGCDGWGSCKLHVLLPEELATPEELPDVPPGQQQQMEFKQLLKHSGDTNKQNPSRTRTLIDRLSLVENRVLSMSSSLQKLQEENRLNLNRLEEQLNSLTALLLGILSGCKLPCSESVLKTSILDLGKDHKAEETPALLVEPSEKSEHSYPRDCAEIHKKGIQDSGIYTIQPVPLRQPFEAYCDMATDGGGWTVIQRRQDGAVDFNRTWQEYRQGFGSLQSEHWLGNEHLHSLTRLGQHILRVELEDWNGVKRHATYRKFKVASEANKYRLTAREYQGSAGNALSYSRNYNHDHKCFTTWDSDNDNYPMGNCGAYYGAGWWFDSCLAANLNGKYHWGRYSGVTSGIYWGTWYILIDKRTNQKYSFKKVEMKTRPLSF